Proteins co-encoded in one Macrobrachium nipponense isolate FS-2020 chromosome 24, ASM1510439v2, whole genome shotgun sequence genomic window:
- the LOC135205645 gene encoding basic salivary proline-rich protein 2-like isoform X1 has translation MDVKSGVVLLACLLAISISPTVEGFNVGVKGTKCNLDPTKGELNDPCQSLYDGVCGGKYCECPPGTHEDSGLKRCLPGDAPKTSVSGSQSGGGGGDFDLFDDVIDNYPGAGKKTPSAPPAPPPAVPPPPQPQPQPQPQPPRQPQPQPPYNPNQPGFNPNQPGYNPNQPGYNPNQPGYNPNQPGYNPNQPGYNPNQPGYNPNQPGQHKPGAKGDENIGEKAGGGVGGAVGLLIIGAIIYFCCCKGGKHKEMMNKFGGGRFQGIPFIGGGQQAAHGGQMQMQQSAPIQQDPNFGSQHTYIPPGGGPPPDQSQYGPPQQPYPPPAGGYYPMVPGDPYAQQPGYAPYPPQQGGGPIPMLPPMQPPPGMPMQPPPGMPMPMPQNPPYPPQAAPYVATAPPEGFAPDGQQPPPYTPHYQPNAPPPQ, from the exons GTGTTAAGGGAACAAAATGCAACCTAGACCCAACCAAAGGAGAATTAAACGATCCATGCCAGTCTCTGTATGATGGTGTTTGCGGTGGAAAGTACTGTGAATGCCCTCCTGGCACTCATGAAGATTCTGGTCTCAAGAGATGTCTTCCAGGAGATGCACCCAAGACATCTGTAAGTGGTTCACAGtcaggtgggggaggaggggacTTTGATTTGTTTGATGACGTCATTGACAATTATCCAGGGGCAGGCAAAAAGACTCCATCAGCGCCTCCAGCACCTCCTCCTGCTGTGCCCCCTCCACCCCAACCTCAACCTCAACCTCAACCTCAACCACCACGTCAACCTCAGCCACAGCCACCATATAACCCGAACCAGCCTGGATTCAACCCGAACCAGCCTGGATACAATCCGAACCAGCCTGGATATAATCCGAACCAGCCTGGATATAATCCGAACCAGCCTGGATATAATCCAAACCAGCCTGGCTACAACCCAAATCAGCCTGGATATAATCCAAACCAGCCAGGACAACATAAACCAGGAGCAAAAG GAGATGAAAACATTGGTGAAAAGGCAGGTGGCGGTGTAGGTGGGGCTGTAGGTTTGCTTATCATCGGTGCTATCATTTACTTCTGCTGTTGCAAGGGTGGAAAACACAA ggaaatgatgaacaAGTTTGGAGGAGGACGCTTCCAAGGAATTCCTTTCATTGGTGGTGGGCAGCAAGCTGCTCACGGTGGCCAGATGCAGATGCAGCAGAGTGCCCCTATTCAGCAAGATCCCAACTTTGGTTCACAGCACACTTACATACCCCCAGGAGGAGGCCCTCCACCAGATCAGTCACAATATGGTCCTCCTCAACAGCCCTACCCTCCACCAGCAG GTGGGTATTACCCTATGGTGCCTGGAGATCCTTACGCTCAACAGCCAGGATATGCACCATATCCTCCTCAACAAG GTGGTGGACCGATTCCCATGCTGCCCCCAATGCAACCACCTCCTGGGATGCCCATGCAACCACCACCAGGCATGCCCATGCCCATGCCACAAAATCCACCCTATCCACCTCAAGCAGCACCATATGTAGCAACAGCTCCTCCAGAAG GGTTTGCTCCAGATGGTCAGCAGCCTCCACCCTACACCCCGCATTACCAACCTAACGCTCCACCTCCGCAGTAA
- the LOC135205645 gene encoding proline-rich protein 2-like isoform X2: MDVKSGVVLLACLLAISISPTVEGFNVGVKGTKCNLDPTKGELNDPCQSLYDGVCGGKYCECPPGTHEDSGLKRCLPGDAPKTSVSGSQSGGGGGDFDLFDDVIDNYPGAGKKTPSAPPAPPPAVPPPPQPQPQPQPQPPRQPQPQPPYNPNQPGFNPNQPGYNPNQPGYNPNQPGYNPNQPGYNPNQPGYNPNQPGYNPNQPGQHKPGAKGDENIGEKAGGGVGGAVGLLIIGAIIYFCCCKGGKHKEMMNKFGGGRFQGIPFIGGGQQAAHGGQMQMQQSAPIQQDPNFGSQHTYIPPGGGPPPDQSQYGPPQQPYPPPAGGGPIPMLPPMQPPPGMPMQPPPGMPMPMPQNPPYPPQAAPYVATAPPEGFAPDGQQPPPYTPHYQPNAPPPQ; the protein is encoded by the exons GTGTTAAGGGAACAAAATGCAACCTAGACCCAACCAAAGGAGAATTAAACGATCCATGCCAGTCTCTGTATGATGGTGTTTGCGGTGGAAAGTACTGTGAATGCCCTCCTGGCACTCATGAAGATTCTGGTCTCAAGAGATGTCTTCCAGGAGATGCACCCAAGACATCTGTAAGTGGTTCACAGtcaggtgggggaggaggggacTTTGATTTGTTTGATGACGTCATTGACAATTATCCAGGGGCAGGCAAAAAGACTCCATCAGCGCCTCCAGCACCTCCTCCTGCTGTGCCCCCTCCACCCCAACCTCAACCTCAACCTCAACCTCAACCACCACGTCAACCTCAGCCACAGCCACCATATAACCCGAACCAGCCTGGATTCAACCCGAACCAGCCTGGATACAATCCGAACCAGCCTGGATATAATCCGAACCAGCCTGGATATAATCCGAACCAGCCTGGATATAATCCAAACCAGCCTGGCTACAACCCAAATCAGCCTGGATATAATCCAAACCAGCCAGGACAACATAAACCAGGAGCAAAAG GAGATGAAAACATTGGTGAAAAGGCAGGTGGCGGTGTAGGTGGGGCTGTAGGTTTGCTTATCATCGGTGCTATCATTTACTTCTGCTGTTGCAAGGGTGGAAAACACAA ggaaatgatgaacaAGTTTGGAGGAGGACGCTTCCAAGGAATTCCTTTCATTGGTGGTGGGCAGCAAGCTGCTCACGGTGGCCAGATGCAGATGCAGCAGAGTGCCCCTATTCAGCAAGATCCCAACTTTGGTTCACAGCACACTTACATACCCCCAGGAGGAGGCCCTCCACCAGATCAGTCACAATATGGTCCTCCTCAACAGCCCTACCCTCCACCAGCAG GTGGTGGACCGATTCCCATGCTGCCCCCAATGCAACCACCTCCTGGGATGCCCATGCAACCACCACCAGGCATGCCCATGCCCATGCCACAAAATCCACCCTATCCACCTCAAGCAGCACCATATGTAGCAACAGCTCCTCCAGAAG GGTTTGCTCCAGATGGTCAGCAGCCTCCACCCTACACCCCGCATTACCAACCTAACGCTCCACCTCCGCAGTAA
- the LOC135205645 gene encoding calcium-binding protein P-like isoform X3, whose amino-acid sequence MDVKSGVVLLACLLAISISPTVEGFNVGVKGTKCNLDPTKGELNDPCQSLYDGVCGGKYCECPPGTHEDSGLKRCLPGDAPKTSVSGSQSGGGGGDFDLFDDVIDNYPGAGKKTPSAPPAPPPAVPPPPQPQPQPQPQPPRQPQPQPPYNPNQPGFNPNQPGYNPNQPGYNPNQPGYNPNQPGYNPNQPGYNPNQPGYNPNQPGQHKPGAKGDENIGEKAGGGVGGAVGLLIIGAIIYFCCCKGGKHKEMMNKFGGGRFQGIPFIGGGQQAAHGGQMQMQQSAPIQQDPNFGSQHTYIPPGGGPPPDQSQYGPPQQPYPPPAGGYYPMVPGDPYAQQPGYAPYPPQQGFAPDGQQPPPYTPHYQPNAPPPQ is encoded by the exons GTGTTAAGGGAACAAAATGCAACCTAGACCCAACCAAAGGAGAATTAAACGATCCATGCCAGTCTCTGTATGATGGTGTTTGCGGTGGAAAGTACTGTGAATGCCCTCCTGGCACTCATGAAGATTCTGGTCTCAAGAGATGTCTTCCAGGAGATGCACCCAAGACATCTGTAAGTGGTTCACAGtcaggtgggggaggaggggacTTTGATTTGTTTGATGACGTCATTGACAATTATCCAGGGGCAGGCAAAAAGACTCCATCAGCGCCTCCAGCACCTCCTCCTGCTGTGCCCCCTCCACCCCAACCTCAACCTCAACCTCAACCTCAACCACCACGTCAACCTCAGCCACAGCCACCATATAACCCGAACCAGCCTGGATTCAACCCGAACCAGCCTGGATACAATCCGAACCAGCCTGGATATAATCCGAACCAGCCTGGATATAATCCGAACCAGCCTGGATATAATCCAAACCAGCCTGGCTACAACCCAAATCAGCCTGGATATAATCCAAACCAGCCAGGACAACATAAACCAGGAGCAAAAG GAGATGAAAACATTGGTGAAAAGGCAGGTGGCGGTGTAGGTGGGGCTGTAGGTTTGCTTATCATCGGTGCTATCATTTACTTCTGCTGTTGCAAGGGTGGAAAACACAA ggaaatgatgaacaAGTTTGGAGGAGGACGCTTCCAAGGAATTCCTTTCATTGGTGGTGGGCAGCAAGCTGCTCACGGTGGCCAGATGCAGATGCAGCAGAGTGCCCCTATTCAGCAAGATCCCAACTTTGGTTCACAGCACACTTACATACCCCCAGGAGGAGGCCCTCCACCAGATCAGTCACAATATGGTCCTCCTCAACAGCCCTACCCTCCACCAGCAG GTGGGTATTACCCTATGGTGCCTGGAGATCCTTACGCTCAACAGCCAGGATATGCACCATATCCTCCTCAACAAG GGTTTGCTCCAGATGGTCAGCAGCCTCCACCCTACACCCCGCATTACCAACCTAACGCTCCACCTCCGCAGTAA
- the LOC135205645 gene encoding proline-rich protein HaeIII subfamily 1-like isoform X4, with protein MDVKSGVVLLACLLAISISPTVEGFNVGVKGTKCNLDPTKGELNDPCQSLYDGVCGGKYCECPPGTHEDSGLKRCLPGDAPKTSVSGSQSGGGGGDFDLFDDVIDNYPGAGKKTPSAPPAPPPAVPPPPQPQPQPQPQPPRQPQPQPPYNPNQPGFNPNQPGYNPNQPGYNPNQPGYNPNQPGYNPNQPGYNPNQPGYNPNQPGQHKPGAKGDENIGEKAGGGVGGAVGLLIIGAIIYFCCCKGGKHKEMMNKFGGGRFQGIPFIGGGQQAAHGGQMQMQQSAPIQQDPNFGSQHTYIPPGGGPPPDQSQYGPPQQPYPPPAGFAPDGQQPPPYTPHYQPNAPPPQ; from the exons GTGTTAAGGGAACAAAATGCAACCTAGACCCAACCAAAGGAGAATTAAACGATCCATGCCAGTCTCTGTATGATGGTGTTTGCGGTGGAAAGTACTGTGAATGCCCTCCTGGCACTCATGAAGATTCTGGTCTCAAGAGATGTCTTCCAGGAGATGCACCCAAGACATCTGTAAGTGGTTCACAGtcaggtgggggaggaggggacTTTGATTTGTTTGATGACGTCATTGACAATTATCCAGGGGCAGGCAAAAAGACTCCATCAGCGCCTCCAGCACCTCCTCCTGCTGTGCCCCCTCCACCCCAACCTCAACCTCAACCTCAACCTCAACCACCACGTCAACCTCAGCCACAGCCACCATATAACCCGAACCAGCCTGGATTCAACCCGAACCAGCCTGGATACAATCCGAACCAGCCTGGATATAATCCGAACCAGCCTGGATATAATCCGAACCAGCCTGGATATAATCCAAACCAGCCTGGCTACAACCCAAATCAGCCTGGATATAATCCAAACCAGCCAGGACAACATAAACCAGGAGCAAAAG GAGATGAAAACATTGGTGAAAAGGCAGGTGGCGGTGTAGGTGGGGCTGTAGGTTTGCTTATCATCGGTGCTATCATTTACTTCTGCTGTTGCAAGGGTGGAAAACACAA ggaaatgatgaacaAGTTTGGAGGAGGACGCTTCCAAGGAATTCCTTTCATTGGTGGTGGGCAGCAAGCTGCTCACGGTGGCCAGATGCAGATGCAGCAGAGTGCCCCTATTCAGCAAGATCCCAACTTTGGTTCACAGCACACTTACATACCCCCAGGAGGAGGCCCTCCACCAGATCAGTCACAATATGGTCCTCCTCAACAGCCCTACCCTCCACCAGCAG GGTTTGCTCCAGATGGTCAGCAGCCTCCACCCTACACCCCGCATTACCAACCTAACGCTCCACCTCCGCAGTAA